The DNA sequence TGATGTTCATATTTcttgaaatttaatattttgatttatataaaCTTCTCTTGATTTATATAACGATGTAATTAAGGTTGTTCAGAATTGTGTTTAAAAAGGGAATAAGGAGTATCATTAAATTTCTGGAATTTACCGTATAACTCATCACATTTATGATTTCTGGAGTTTGAACAGGGGAGGCTTGGAGATCATAGTGTATTTTAATGAGAAAAttgtcaaccaaaataaattatcaattttaagttttcttatACAGTATATTCTTTTAGTATTGTACTATTTATGTTTtcatactatttttattttttattattattactattccaaaaattattgtaattaaaaactaaaaacaaaaacggATATCGTGTTTATGTTGTACCATGATGATgctcttttaaaataattccttatatatatatatatatatatatatatatatatatatatatatatatatatatatatatatatatatatatatatatatgtatgtatatatatatatatatatagtaggATACAATGACCTAAAAATTGTTGACATGGAAAAAGGTTATCAGTGTGATGAGTACAAATAATTAAcggtaaaaaataaatacttaatatCTGTGAAATTTATATGATAACCCAACTTCTTCTAAAGAGAATAAGATAAGTTATCAGATGCATGaataaatttacaaagaaattacaaaaatagttGGTATAAGCAGTACCGAATATATTCTATAAATAGTGTtgtacttttttaataaaacaactTGACCCCGAGGAGGTCTTGTGTTGAAGTCAaagatattttcaaaaatagaaagTGTTATAGAGAGTGAGGCTCTGGAAACGCCGGGTTCGTTAGATTGTCTGAAGAAATGGTTGCAATATACTAagttaagaaaatgaaagagagGTGGAAAAGTTGCCTACAATAATGGTTAGTTGGAGGTCAAAGTCTAAACCCCACAAGgcaataaaatttagaaaaccaAAACTGCCAACCAACCCCAAAAGCCAAAAGCCAAACCCCTTTGGAAATTCCTTCCACCACCAAACCAAACTCACtcattttgttcttcttttctaaTTCCTTTTTTATGGCTACAAACTTCATGGAATAAGGAAAGGAGAAGCATAAAACAAACCAAACCATTTCCCCTCAAAAGCCCTGTCTCCcttccaaaactaaaattaaagcTTCAACCTTTTCACCACAACTAATTCCAATTCTTAAAATTCTCTCAGTGGGTTTTAATGCACAGGAAATTATCGAGATACTAAATTTCCCGACATATATATCAAGGTACGATGAAAATAAAttctgttatttattttttgtgtgtataCATGTATTTGTTATGCAATTTTACGAGCTTCGTTTCTTTCTAGCAATGAATGTTGATGGCACTTGGTTTTTGTGGTGTGTTGATGAAAACCCATTGTGggtttgtttgtttgatgaTAGATAGTTAATGAATGGGGTCTATGAATTGATTGTGATCTCAAATCCTGGTGCAGGTTGTGGACAGTGCAATTTGATGGTTTCGAGTTTTATGTATTATGGTGTCAGTGTTTCTTAATTGGCATTTGATTTGTGGATGTTGTGAGTTGGGGTCAGTTACGTAGATGGTGTAGATAGGAAAAGTAGGCGTTTTGATATTGTCATTGACTTTGATTTGATGAATTATTTGTTGGTCAGTTGTGTGTGTGAGACTATGTAAGGGATGGTATCAGCTACAATTAGGCGAATTGTGTCACCCTGTTGGAGACCATCTGATACGGGTGAAATTTCTGGTAGGCATGGAGATTCAAATGGCCGTGTTGATGGTTTGTTGTGGTACAAAGATTCTGGAAGACATGCGCATGGTGAATTCTCGATGGCAGTTATTCAAGCAAACAAATTGTTGGAGGATCAGAGCCAACTTGAATCTGGACCCTTGAGTTTAACTGAGGGAACTCCTCTTGGAACTTTTGTTGGTATCTACGATGGCCATGGAGGTCCAGAAGCTTCCCGCTTTGTCAATGACAGTCTCTTTAAGAATATCAGGAGTGAGTTTTTCTCCCTCTGCACGATAAAAATacggattaaatatgtttttttgtccCTTTAACTTTCGGTCTATTATCGAAACTTTGACAcaatttagtttctaattttaaaGATATGTTTCATGacagtatttgagttgtttacacaatttgacacattttcgtttcaatattagttgagaaacacggttaaaatgtcaaataaacttaataaaatttggttaaagaaactaaattcacatatttttaaagatgaaagattaaattggttCGGTTTTGAAAATTCCAAAGACATTTACTTACTATTAGAAGAGAAGGGGTAAATTGTTGTCTTATTTTTAGCTGTGATCTGTTTTTTCTGACTTAATGGGTTGATGTTAAAGCAGAATTTTCTTCTGAAAACGATGGAATGTCAGCTGATGTTGTCCATAGAGCATTCTTGGCAACTGAAGAAGAATTTCTTTCTCTGGTAGAGAAGCAATGGCTGCATAAGCCGCCTCTAGCGTCGGTTGGATCTTGCTGTTTGATAGGCATAATATGTTGTGGGGAGCTCTATATTGGAAATGCAGGAGATTCTCGTGCAGTGTTAGGTAGAATGGATGAGGCTACTAAAGAGATTAAAGCTATTCAACTCTCCGAGGAGCACAATGCTAGCATAGTATCTGTCAGAGAAGAGTTGCGCTCATTGCATCCTGATGATCCGCAGATAGTGGTTATGAAGCACCAGGTCTGGCGCGTGAAGGGTCTCATTCAGGTCACTcactaaattcaaattttatcacTGCTTTCATTGTGTTTTGTTGGAAgtccttatctctagtcgatatgGGACTTCAAATATCCCCTCATGTCAAGATATATGTATCTTGAATGTGAGACTAGACATTAGTAGGTGACATGATAGCGGAAAAAACAAT is a window from the Vigna unguiculata cultivar IT97K-499-35 chromosome 7, ASM411807v1, whole genome shotgun sequence genome containing:
- the LOC114191774 gene encoding probable protein phosphatase 2C 38 isoform X1, which produces MVSATIRRIVSPCWRPSDTGEISGRHGDSNGRVDGLLWYKDSGRHAHGEFSMAVIQANKLLEDQSQLESGPLSLTEGTPLGTFVGIYDGHGGPEASRFVNDSLFKNIRTEFSSENDGMSADVVHRAFLATEEEFLSLVEKQWLHKPPLASVGSCCLIGIICCGELYIGNAGDSRAVLGRMDEATKEIKAIQLSEEHNASIVSVREELRSLHPDDPQIVVMKHQVWRVKGLIQISRSIGDAYLKRVEFNRAPLLSKFRLPEPFEQPILKAEPAILVQKLCPQDQFLIFASDGLWEHLSSQEAVDIVQSCPRNGVAKKLVKTALCEAAKKRETRYSDLKKIDRGVRRHFHDDITVIVLYLDSNFLARANSRVPLVSIKGGGENGYGIGIIDA
- the LOC114191774 gene encoding probable protein phosphatase 2C 38 isoform X2, coding for MVSATIRRIVSPCWRPSDTGEISGRHGDSNGRVDGLLWYKDSGRHAHGEFSMAVIQANKLLEDQSQLESGPLSLTEGTPLGTFVGIYDGHGGPEASRFVNDSLFKNIRKFSSENDGMSADVVHRAFLATEEEFLSLVEKQWLHKPPLASVGSCCLIGIICCGELYIGNAGDSRAVLGRMDEATKEIKAIQLSEEHNASIVSVREELRSLHPDDPQIVVMKHQVWRVKGLIQISRSIGDAYLKRVEFNRAPLLSKFRLPEPFEQPILKAEPAILVQKLCPQDQFLIFASDGLWEHLSSQEAVDIVQSCPRNGVAKKLVKTALCEAAKKRETRYSDLKKIDRGVRRHFHDDITVIVLYLDSNFLARANSRVPLVSIKGGGENGYGIGIIDA
- the LOC114191774 gene encoding probable protein phosphatase 2C 38 isoform X3, whose protein sequence is MAVIQANKLLEDQSQLESGPLSLTEGTPLGTFVGIYDGHGGPEASRFVNDSLFKNIRTEFSSENDGMSADVVHRAFLATEEEFLSLVEKQWLHKPPLASVGSCCLIGIICCGELYIGNAGDSRAVLGRMDEATKEIKAIQLSEEHNASIVSVREELRSLHPDDPQIVVMKHQVWRVKGLIQISRSIGDAYLKRVEFNRAPLLSKFRLPEPFEQPILKAEPAILVQKLCPQDQFLIFASDGLWEHLSSQEAVDIVQSCPRNGVAKKLVKTALCEAAKKRETRYSDLKKIDRGVRRHFHDDITVIVLYLDSNFLARANSRVPLVSIKGGGENGYGIGIIDA